The genomic DNA GTACAAGTGAAATTTTTAATAGAGGATACAGTAAAGGATATTTTTATGGAAATGATAAAAATATTATGAATAAAAACTATTCTTTTAATCTTGGGAAAAATATTGGAAGAATAACTGGAAAATATCTTAAACTAACTGATAAAGTAGTTTTAGGCGATGGAATAATATATCTATCTCCTACTTATGAAAAACTTGGTGGAGGATACATAAATAAAATAGATATTAATGGGAAAAGAGATAATAAATTTGCAAATCCAGGAGATACTATGTTATTAAAAGATGTTCCTAGAGGAAGTAAATATGTATTCAAAAGTTATTCAAAAGAAGTAAATGATGATGTAGAAAATAGAATCAAAAAGGAAAATCATTATAAAAATATAGATGGATATTTTAAAGGGAAAATAGGAGAAGTACCAAAATTGACATTAAAATGTCAAGGTGCAACTGGTGAAATATATGTGACAGAGGTAGGAGAAAATCCAGTTGAAAAAGCTTCTAAAAAAGCATTAACTCATGAAGAAATAAAAGATAAAATATCTCAATTAGGTGATACAACATTTATACTTAATAGTTTTGATAGTGATATTGATGAAAATATTTTTCTTCCTGTATCAGTTCTTAAAAATTTAAAAAGAGAGTGTGCTAAAAAATTAGAGGATAAATTAGTTGAAAGTTATAGAAGAAAAGCACCAGAAAAGCATATCTTTCCAAAAGAGGAAGAAACTACAAGAGAAGTTGAAATCTCTGCTATAGTTTCTAATAAAGGGCAAGAAAAAGTACTTAGAGATTTTGGAATAAAAAGAATATATTATAAAGGAATTGATATAGCTAGAGAAAATCAACTTAATGAGCAAGATTTAAATAGTAAACTTGCAAGTAATTTATATCAACTTTTAGAAAATAATAAGAATGATGTAGTTGTAAATTGGAATTTAAATATAACTAACAGATATACTATAGATGAATTATATAAAACAGGAAAAGTTGAAACAGTTATTATTTCTCCAGAAATAAGCTTTGATGCTATTAGAGAAATAGGTAAAGTAAAAGCAAGAAAAGCAATTTTAGGGTATTCAACATTAAAAGGTATGCATATAGAACTTTCAATTTTTAATAAAGATAAAGAGATAATTAAAAATAATGAAGGCGATATATTTACAGCAGTTAAAACATTAAATGGAAATACAGAAATATATTTAGAAAGACCTTTAAATATATTAAATGATATTTGGAAATTATCAAATCTTATGATAGATGAGGTAGTCTTAGAATTTAATCTAGAAACACCAGAAGAAGTTAGTGAAGTTTTAGAGAATATGAAAAGAAGAACAGGGATATATAGAGCTTACAATTATGAGAGAGGTGTATACTAATGGATAAAAATAGAAATTTTATTAGAAACCTTGGAACATGGTTTGGTCTTGGAGATATGCCAAAAGCTCCTGGTACTTTTGGAACTTTAGGTGGAATACCATTATTTATAATCTTATCATTTATAAGGCGTTTCTTTCCAAATAATATGATTTATAACTCTTTTTATTTTACATTTTTAGTAACATTTTTTGCTGTTGCTGTCCATGTAAGTGATATTTGTGAAAGAGAGATTTTTAAAAAGAAAGATCCACAAAATGTTGTAATAGATGAAGTGTTAGGTTATTTAACAACTCTTTTTTTGATAAATCCAGTTGGAATATATCAAAATTTAATGGCTATGGGGATAGCCTTTGTAATATTTAGATTTTTAGATATAACTAAAATTGGACCAATAGATAAATCACAACATTTTGAAAAAGGTGTTGGAGTTGTATTAGATGATTTTTTAGCAGGAGTTATAGGGAATTTTATAATGGTCTGCATTTGGACAGTGTTTTTCTAAAAGAGGGTGAATAATTATGAAAGCTGCTATTATACTTGTAGGTACAGAGCTTTTAAATGGAGCTATGGTAGATACAAATAGTATATATATAGCTGAACAACTAAATAAATATGGAATAGAAATAGAATTTAAGTTGACAGTAAGAGACATAAAAGATGAGATATATAAGACTATTGATTATTGTAAAAAAAATGTAGATCTTATAATAATGTCTGGAGGTTTAGGTCCAACAATAGATGATATTACTAAAGAAGTAATAGCTTCTTATTGTGGGAAAAAATTAATTGTTGAAGAAGAAGAGTTACAAATTTTAAAAGAGAAATTTGTAAATGTAGGTATACCTTTTAAAAATATAAATGTAAAAGAAGTTGAAAAACCAGAAGGTGCTATAAGTTTTAGAAATGATGTTGGAATGGCTCCTGCTATATACATAAATGGTATAGCAGCCTTTCCAGGAGTACCTAGAGAATTATATAATATGTTTCCTAAATTTATAAATTGGTATGCTAAAGAATATGATTTATTACAAGATGAAATCTATATAAAAGATATTATTACTTATGGAATAGCTGAGTCGTTAATTGATGAAGCTGTAAGAGATTTATTTACTGAAAATGGAATATATTATGAATTTTTAGTAAAAGATTATGGAATATTAATTAGAATGCAAACAACACAGAGTAATAAAAATAAAGTGGAAAAAATAACAAAAAAGATATATAATAAGATTGGGGAGTTTATCTTCGGTGAGGATGATGATAGACTAGAAACTAAAGCTGTAGAGCTTTTAAGACGGTCTCAAATGAATTTTTCAGTTGCTGAATCATGCACAGGAGGTATGCTTGCCAGTACTTTAATAGGGGTACCTGGTGTATCAGATATTTTTAAAGAGGGTATTGTATCCTATAGTAATGAAGCTAAAATAAAACGGCTAGGAGTAAAAAAAGATACACTTGACATATATGGGGCTGTAAGTGAACAGACGGCAAGAGAAATGGTCTTAGGTTTAAAAACAGATGTAGCTATATCTACTACCGGTATAGCTGGGCCAGATGGTGGTACTAAAGATAAACCTGTTGGGCTTGTGTATATTGGAATAAGAATAAAAGATAAGATATATGTTGAGAAAAGAGTCTTTAAGGGAGATCGAGGTAGAGTAAGAAAAAAAGCAGTGTCTCAGGCTCTTTTTAGTCTTATAAAAATTTTAAACGAGGATGTGTGATTGATGAGCAGTATAGGAGAGAGAATTAAGAAAAGTAGAAATGAGATGGGACTATCATTAAGAGAATTAGCTGCAAGAGTTGATCTTTCAGCTAGTTTTTTATCACAAATAGAGCAAGGAAAGGCTTCTCCATCTATAGAAAATTTAAAAAAAATAGCAACTTCTTTAGATGTAAAAGTGAGTTATCTTATTGAAGATGAAGAGGAAAAAAATAATACAGAATTAGTTAGACACAATGAAAGAAAATATATAGAGAGCTTAGATTCAAATACGAAAATGGCTCTTTTAACAACATCAAATATAGATAAAGCAATGGAGCCTATTTTATATGAAATAGGACCATATGGTGAAAGTGGAAGAAGTTATTATAGTCACCATGGAGAAGAATTTATATTTATAGTTGAAGGAAAACTTGATATATATATAGACGATGAAATCCATAGTCTAGGTGAAGGGGATAGCTTATATTTTAAATCAAGTCAAAGACATAGATTTAAAAACAATACAGATAAGGCTACAAGGGCTATCTGGGTAGTAAATCCACCTACATTTTAAAAATAGTAAATAATGGAGGTAAACTATTTAATGAAACTAGAAATAAAAGTATTGAATGCCATGAGATTAACAAAACTTCTTATTGCAGCAAGTAGATGGCTTTCAAAATATGCAGATATACTAAATGATTTAAATGTATATCCAGTTCCTGATGGAGATACAGGAACAAATATGTCTATGACGTTACAAGCTGTTGAAAATGAACTTGTAAAATTAGACCATGAGCCATCAATGAATGAACTTGCTGACATAGTTTCAGAAGCAGTTTTATTAGGTGCAAGAGGAAATTCTGGGACAATTTTATCACAAATAATTCAAGGATTTTTACTAGGAGTGAGAGATAAAGATGAAATAACTGTAGATGATGCAGCTAGAGCTTTTGTTCTTGCAAAAGAAAGAGCATATCAAGCAGTTGCTCAACCAGTAGAAGGAACAATGCTTACAGTTATAAGAAGAGTTTCAGAAGAAGCTATTCAATACAAGGGTAACAAAGACGACTTTATACTATTTCTTGTACATTTGAAAAATGTTGCAAAAGCTGCTGTAGATGAAACACCAAATCTTTTACCAAAATTAAAAGAAGCTGGAGTTGTCGATGCAGGAGGAAAGGGAATTTTTTATGTACTTGAAGGATTTGAAAAGTCTGTTACAGATCCGGAAATGCTAAAAGATTTACAAAGAATAGTAGAGTCTCAAGCTACAAGAAAAGAAAGAATGGAATATTCTCAAACAGAAGAAGAAGATATTAAATTTAGATATTGCACTGAATTTATAATAGAGTCAGGAAATTTTGATTTAAATGAATATAAAAAAGAAATATTAAAGTTAGGAGATTCAATGGTATGTGCTCAAACTTCTCGTAAGACAAAGACACATATTCATACAAATCATCCTGGTGAAGTATTAGAGATAGCTGTAAAATATGGACAATTAAATAATATAAAGATTGAAAATATGGTTTATCAGCATAAAAATCTTCTTGTAAATGAAAAAGAAATAAAAAATATAGATAGATTTTTAATAAAAAATGAAAACAGTGATACAAAAGCTTACTTTGTAATAGCTGATAATGAAGAGCTAGGAAGTTATTTTATTAAAGCTGGGGCATCTGGAGTATTACTTGGTGGACAGACTAAAAACCCAAGTGTATCAGATATAGAAGAAGGATTAAAACAAATTACATGTAATAGAATAATTTTATTACCTAATAATAAAAATATTATTTCTACTGCTAAAATAGCTGCACAAAGATCAAATAAAGAAGTTCTTGTAGTAGAAACTAAAAGCATGTTAGAAGGATATTATGTTGTAAAAAATAGAAATGAAAAGTTTGAAACTGTTTTAGAAAATTTAAAATATAATACTTCAATAGAAATTACAAAAGCTGTAAGAGATACTAAAGTTGATGATATTGTTATTAAAAGTGGTGAATTTATAGCACTTATTAATGGAAATATAAAAGCAAAAGATTCATCACTTAAAACTTTAATGAAAGCAATAGTTGACAAATATATAACAGATAAGAGTATAAATGTAGTAGCAGCAATTGGAAAAGATGCAGATGATGGAGCAACTTCTTTAGTAAGAGGGTTACATAATATATTAAAAGAAGAATTATTAACAGGACAAGATAATTATCCATATTATTTATATATAGAAAATAGAGATCCATCATTACCAGATATTGCAATTGTGACAGATTCGACATCAGATTTGACAGAAGAATTTATTGGTGACTTAAATATTTCAATAATACCATTAAAAATAAAACTTGGTGACAATTATTACAAAGAAGGTGTAGAACTTGACAAAAAAGAGTTTTGGAAAAGACTTTTAAATGAACGTGTTTTACCAAAAACTTCACAACCGTCGCCAGCAGAATTTAAAGCATTATATGAAAAATTATTCAAACAAGGATATAAAAAAATTATTTCTATACACATCTCAAGTAAATTAAGTGGAACTCAACAAGCTGCAAGAGTAGCCAAAGGAATGATCCCACAAGGAGATAATATAACAATAGTTGATTCAAAACAAGTTACGATGGCATTGGGATATCAAGCTTTAGAAGCAGCCAGAATGGCAAAGGAAAAGGCAACAGTTGATGAAATTTTAAATAGAATATATCAAATACAAGATAAAATTAGACTTTATTTTGTAGTAAATGAATTAGAATACCTTGAAAAAGGTGGTAGAATAGGTAGAGCTTCATCAGTTATAGGTGGATTTTTAAAAGTAAAACCTATAATAAAAATGGACGATGGAGAGCTTGCTGTTCAAGGTAAAGCTATAGGTGAATCAGGTGCAGCCTCATATTTAGAAAGACTTATAAGAAATGCAAGTAAGAAAAGTAGCATTATTTTATATACTGGATGGGGAGGAACACCTAAAGAGCTGGCAAGTGCCGATGAAATGAGAAATCAGAACATTGGAAACAGCAGAGTAGACTATAGAGGGAGATTTGAAATAGGTGCAACAATAGGTTCTCACTCTGGTCCAGTTTTCGGAATGGCAATTTTACCTAAGATTATTTAAAAAAGAACAAATTAATAAAAGACTGGGATAATTTATAAAATAGTGAAAAAATAAATTATCCTATTTTTTTTAAAAAAATAATTGTAAAAAAAAAAAAATAGTAGTATACTACTTGATGTTAAAATTATGGGTAAGAAGATGAAAAGGTTTGTAAGCTAACTTGTGATTTTAATATTTGATTTAGTGGAGTACTATTTTCAAAATTCTAGAATTTTAGTAAATTTTATTAAGGAGAGTGGAAGTTATGAAATTTTCAAGTTACTTAGATCCACAATTTATCTTTACTGATCTTAAAGGGACAACTCCAGAAGAGATAATAGTGGAGATGATCGAAAGAGTTGCCGAAAAAGACAAAAAGGTAAACGCTTCAAAAAAATTAATTGAAGATGCAGTAATAAGAAGAGAGAGAGAGATTCCAACAGGAATAGGAAGTGGAATAGCAATACCTCATGCAAGAATTGAAAATCTTAATGATTTCATTGTTGCTATTGGGTTATTAGACACTCCAATTGAGGGTGGTATCGCTGCAACACATCAAGTAGATAAAGTAAATTTAGTATTTTTAATAATATCTGATGTGTTAAAAAATAAAAATATTTTAAAAGTTATGAGTGCAGTTTCTAAAATTGCTTTAAGAAAAAAGGATTTACTTGAAAAAATTAAAAAAGAAAGAAATCCTAAAAAAGTTATCGAATACATACAAGAGGCAAATATAGAACTAGATCATAAAATTGTGGCAGAGGATGTATTAAGTCCAGATGTAGTTCCTGCAACACCAGAAAATACTCTTGAAGAAATTGCAAAAAGATTAATTCTTGAAGAAACAAGTGGACTTCCTGTAGTTGATGAAAATGGCCATTTTTTAGGTGAAATTACTGAAAGAGAATTAATTGCATATGGTATGCCAAATTATCTTTCACTTATGGAAGACTTAAATTTCTTGACTGTTGGAGAACCTTTTGAAGAGTATTTAGTAAACGAATCAAAAGTAACAATTAAAGACTTATATAGAGTTTCTGAAGATATTATAATAGACAGTAAAACTCCTATTATGGAAATTTGCTTTATTATGGTAAATAAAGGAATTACAAGACTATATGTAGTTGATAATGGA from Fusobacterium hominis includes the following:
- a CDS encoding DegV family EDD domain-containing protein; the protein is MKLEIKVLNAMRLTKLLIAASRWLSKYADILNDLNVYPVPDGDTGTNMSMTLQAVENELVKLDHEPSMNELADIVSEAVLLGARGNSGTILSQIIQGFLLGVRDKDEITVDDAARAFVLAKERAYQAVAQPVEGTMLTVIRRVSEEAIQYKGNKDDFILFLVHLKNVAKAAVDETPNLLPKLKEAGVVDAGGKGIFYVLEGFEKSVTDPEMLKDLQRIVESQATRKERMEYSQTEEEDIKFRYCTEFIIESGNFDLNEYKKEILKLGDSMVCAQTSRKTKTHIHTNHPGEVLEIAVKYGQLNNIKIENMVYQHKNLLVNEKEIKNIDRFLIKNENSDTKAYFVIADNEELGSYFIKAGASGVLLGGQTKNPSVSDIEEGLKQITCNRIILLPNNKNIISTAKIAAQRSNKEVLVVETKSMLEGYYVVKNRNEKFETVLENLKYNTSIEITKAVRDTKVDDIVIKSGEFIALINGNIKAKDSSLKTLMKAIVDKYITDKSINVVAAIGKDADDGATSLVRGLHNILKEELLTGQDNYPYYLYIENRDPSLPDIAIVTDSTSDLTEEFIGDLNISIIPLKIKLGDNYYKEGVELDKKEFWKRLLNERVLPKTSQPSPAEFKALYEKLFKQGYKKIISIHISSKLSGTQQAARVAKGMIPQGDNITIVDSKQVTMALGYQALEAARMAKEKATVDEILNRIYQIQDKIRLYFVVNELEYLEKGGRIGRASSVIGGFLKVKPIIKMDDGELAVQGKAIGESGAASYLERLIRNASKKSSIILYTGWGGTPKELASADEMRNQNIGNSRVDYRGRFEIGATIGSHSGPVFGMAILPKII
- a CDS encoding helix-turn-helix domain-containing protein yields the protein MSSIGERIKKSRNEMGLSLRELAARVDLSASFLSQIEQGKASPSIENLKKIATSLDVKVSYLIEDEEEKNNTELVRHNERKYIESLDSNTKMALLTTSNIDKAMEPILYEIGPYGESGRSYYSHHGEEFIFIVEGKLDIYIDDEIHSLGEGDSLYFKSSQRHRFKNNTDKATRAIWVVNPPTF
- a CDS encoding CinA family nicotinamide mononucleotide deamidase-related protein; amino-acid sequence: MKAAIILVGTELLNGAMVDTNSIYIAEQLNKYGIEIEFKLTVRDIKDEIYKTIDYCKKNVDLIIMSGGLGPTIDDITKEVIASYCGKKLIVEEEELQILKEKFVNVGIPFKNINVKEVEKPEGAISFRNDVGMAPAIYINGIAAFPGVPRELYNMFPKFINWYAKEYDLLQDEIYIKDIITYGIAESLIDEAVRDLFTENGIYYEFLVKDYGILIRMQTTQSNKNKVEKITKKIYNKIGEFIFGEDDDRLETKAVELLRRSQMNFSVAESCTGGMLASTLIGVPGVSDIFKEGIVSYSNEAKIKRLGVKKDTLDIYGAVSEQTAREMVLGLKTDVAISTTGIAGPDGGTKDKPVGLVYIGIRIKDKIYVEKRVFKGDRGRVRKKAVSQALFSLIKILNEDV
- a CDS encoding peptidase U32 family protein, which gives rise to MKIVAPAGNMERFHAAIKAGATEIYMGLKGFGARRNAQNFTLEEYKEALDYAHKRGVRVFLTLNTIMSEKEMEFLYPNLKALYEHGLDAVIVQDLGYFRFMKENFPDMEYHGSTQMTIGNHYEAEYLRKIGFSRVVLPREMTFEEIKKIRENTKIELEIFVSGALCICYSGNCYMSSFIGSRSGNRGMCAQPCRKMYENENGEKGYLLSPKDQLYGYEEIQKLKAIGIESIKVEGRMKDPNYVFETVSYYKNLIDEKNIEERTSEIFNRGYSKGYFYGNDKNIMNKNYSFNLGKNIGRITGKYLKLTDKVVLGDGIIYLSPTYEKLGGGYINKIDINGKRDNKFANPGDTMLLKDVPRGSKYVFKSYSKEVNDDVENRIKKENHYKNIDGYFKGKIGEVPKLTLKCQGATGEIYVTEVGENPVEKASKKALTHEEIKDKISQLGDTTFILNSFDSDIDENIFLPVSVLKNLKRECAKKLEDKLVESYRRKAPEKHIFPKEEETTREVEISAIVSNKGQEKVLRDFGIKRIYYKGIDIARENQLNEQDLNSKLASNLYQLLENNKNDVVVNWNLNITNRYTIDELYKTGKVETVIISPEISFDAIREIGKVKARKAILGYSTLKGMHIELSIFNKDKEIIKNNEGDIFTAVKTLNGNTEIYLERPLNILNDIWKLSNLMIDEVVLEFNLETPEEVSEVLENMKRRTGIYRAYNYERGVY
- a CDS encoding phosphatidylglycerophosphatase A family protein yields the protein MDKNRNFIRNLGTWFGLGDMPKAPGTFGTLGGIPLFIILSFIRRFFPNNMIYNSFYFTFLVTFFAVAVHVSDICEREIFKKKDPQNVVIDEVLGYLTTLFLINPVGIYQNLMAMGIAFVIFRFLDITKIGPIDKSQHFEKGVGVVLDDFLAGVIGNFIMVCIWTVFF
- a CDS encoding PTS sugar transporter subunit IIA is translated as MKFSSYLDPQFIFTDLKGTTPEEIIVEMIERVAEKDKKVNASKKLIEDAVIRREREIPTGIGSGIAIPHARIENLNDFIVAIGLLDTPIEGGIAATHQVDKVNLVFLIISDVLKNKNILKVMSAVSKIALRKKDLLEKIKKERNPKKVIEYIQEANIELDHKIVAEDVLSPDVVPATPENTLEEIAKRLILEETSGLPVVDENGHFLGEITERELIAYGMPNYLSLMEDLNFLTVGEPFEEYLVNESKVTIKDLYRVSEDIIIDSKTPIMEICFIMVNKGITRLYVVDNGKYCGMIKRSDIIKKVLHI